TTACTCGGCAAGTTCTCATACGGCGGGATTCCAGCGGGACGATCCGCATTTCTATGTCAAGAGTCATCTCTTTCGCGTCCTGCTGGGTGTATTAGCCATGGTGGGCGTGTTCCAGCTTTCCTGGAGGCACCTGGTGAGAGCCCCCTGGACGTTGCTATGGCTTAGCATCGGTCTCCTCGTGCTGGTGTTAGTGATGGGGGTGCGGGTGCATGGGGCCCGTCGTTGGTTGCGCCTTGGCGTGATGGGGTTCGAACCGTCAGAGTTCGCCCGGTTTGCCATGGTGGTGTTTGTGGCAAGCAAGTTAGCGGCGTGGTCACACCTCCGCGACTGGGAGCAAGGAACAGTAGAGCTCGCGAAGGCTTTCGGTGCGACCCTAGTGCTGGCAGGCCTGATCGTGCTGCAGCCAGACATCGACACCGCGGGCTTGATGATTGTTGTGTTTCTACTCATGCTCACCTTTGCCGGCGTAGAGCGGGGCCTGGTGCTGATGTCGTGGACGACTGCGATCTCCTGCGCGGCGGTGTTGATGGTGGTGTTTGGGCATTTCCAGAGCAGAGTAGTCGATTGGTTGGTGTTCCGATTTGGTTGGGGCGAAGCCAGATCGGACGCTCATACGCAGGTGAGTGCCTCACTGGCAGGCTTGGCGAGTGGTGGTCTGGTGAGGTTCAATCCGGGGCAAGGGGACCTCAAGTACAGTTTTCTTCCCATGGCGTTCAGCGATTTCGTGTTTGCCATCGTGGGTGAGGAGTTCGGGCTGGTCGGGGCCTTGGCAGTGGTCGGTCTCTTTGGGGTGGTGGTGTGGCGTGGGATGGAAATCGCTATTCATGCGCCCTCTCAAGAGGCGCGCTTGGTGGCGGCAGGACTGACCACTACCATCGGCTTGTACGCGGTGCTGAACATGCTGGTGGTGACAGGCATGGCCCCGACCAGCGGCTTACCTTTGCCTTTTGTGAGTTATGGTGGCACGGCCATGGTGATGAATCTGGCGGCCGTGGGGGCACTGCTCGCCATCTCGCGCGAGGCTGTGCAAGGGGCAGAAGGCTATTTAACCAGCGCTGGCTATCGGGAGCGCCTGCGGCTGCGAGGATGGGGCGTAAGTAGGCAGACGCGTTCGAGGCGGTTCTGAATCTTCTGAGGCCAAGAGCGGCTCTTGGCAAAAGGCGATGGCCGAACAGAAAGAGGGCCCCAACAGACAAGTCTTCGTGTTCGCGGGCGGCGGGACAGGAGGCCATCTGTACCCGGCCGTAGCTCTGGCCGAAGAACTGCGCCAGCACGTGCCGGAGGCAGAGGTGGTGTTCGTCGGCACCCCGCGTGGCCTCGAGGCGACAGTCTTACCCCGTCTGGGCTGGCCGGTGCACATGATCGCAGTGCGGGGCATGCGCAGGCA
This DNA window, taken from candidate division KSB1 bacterium, encodes the following:
- a CDS encoding FtsW/RodA/SpoVE family cell cycle protein; the protein is YSASSHTAGFQRDDPHFYVKSHLFRVLLGVLAMVGVFQLSWRHLVRAPWTLLWLSIGLLVLVLVMGVRVHGARRWLRLGVMGFEPSEFARFAMVVFVASKLAAWSHLRDWEQGTVELAKAFGATLVLAGLIVLQPDIDTAGLMIVVFLLMLTFAGVERGLVLMSWTTAISCAAVLMVVFGHFQSRVVDWLVFRFGWGEARSDAHTQVSASLAGLASGGLVRFNPGQGDLKYSFLPMAFSDFVFAIVGEEFGLVGALAVVGLFGVVVWRGMEIAIHAPSQEARLVAAGLTTTIGLYAVLNMLVVTGMAPTSGLPLPFVSYGGTAMVMNLAAVGALLAISREAVQGAEGYLTSAGYRERLRLRGWGVSRQTRSRRF